A window of the Lysinibacillus irui genome harbors these coding sequences:
- a CDS encoding lytic transglycosylase domain-containing protein, with protein MDIQSLKSLLEIQALQTLGAAENSSPNNLTDNNSIFSDMINELLGNASTASNAKLSSLLATGTANNSDFVNQLAMLANTSESSPLESLLYQGSNAVFIPESVKHALANTSTSKKLDSYVSDDVIGSTAYANSLAGANQYAAIIEKAAATYQVPAKLIAAVIKQESNFNPTVVSHAGAQGLMQLMPTTAQYLGVTNAFDPEQNIMAGAKYLRQMLDKFNNDPTLALAAYNAGASRVTKYGGIPPFKETQNYVKKVMNYFTV; from the coding sequence TTGGATATTCAATCACTAAAATCTTTACTAGAAATTCAAGCATTGCAAACACTTGGCGCTGCTGAAAATTCATCACCAAACAACCTGACTGACAATAATTCTATTTTTTCTGACATGATCAATGAGTTATTAGGAAATGCCTCGACTGCAAGCAATGCCAAATTATCTAGCTTGCTTGCAACAGGGACAGCTAATAATTCAGATTTCGTCAATCAGCTGGCAATGCTAGCAAATACGTCCGAATCAAGTCCATTGGAATCATTGCTTTACCAAGGCTCTAATGCTGTTTTTATCCCTGAATCTGTCAAACATGCATTAGCTAACACATCTACTAGTAAAAAGCTTGATTCCTATGTTTCCGATGATGTAATAGGCTCTACCGCTTATGCCAATTCACTAGCAGGAGCTAATCAGTATGCCGCTATTATTGAAAAAGCAGCTGCTACTTATCAAGTACCTGCAAAGCTTATTGCAGCTGTTATAAAACAAGAATCTAATTTTAATCCAACCGTAGTAAGCCATGCGGGAGCACAAGGCTTAATGCAATTAATGCCTACAACTGCTCAATATTTAGGCGTGACAAACGCTTTTGACCCAGAACAAAATATTATGGCTGGAGCGAAATATTTGCGTCAAATGCTAGATAAATTTAATAATGATCCTACACTTGCATTAGCTGCCTACAATGCTGGCGCATCACGTGTTACAAAATATGGAGGTATCCCTCCTTTCAAGGAAACACAGAATTATGTCAAAAAAGTGATGAATTACTTTACGGTGTAA
- a CDS encoding CYTH domain-containing protein: protein MTQEIEIEFKNLLTKQQYEQLLEDFHISQNAIHRQTNHYFDTPTQAIRKLQSGLRIRQIGDYYECTLKEKNAEHAHLETTDELTAAQAQQMLDGKGFYAIEVAKRLDFYQIPLEQLQVFGSLTTDRVEIPYKEGLLVFDHSYYLQCDDYEVEYEAKDAIKGNTIFDEFLQQYGIKKQATDKKIARFMKALQAQNS from the coding sequence ATGACACAAGAGATTGAAATTGAATTTAAAAATCTATTAACAAAACAACAATATGAGCAGTTATTAGAAGACTTCCACATTAGTCAAAATGCTATTCATCGACAAACAAATCATTATTTTGACACACCTACTCAGGCTATTCGCAAACTACAGAGTGGACTGCGTATTAGACAAATTGGTGATTATTATGAATGTACCCTCAAAGAGAAAAATGCCGAGCACGCTCATCTTGAAACGACGGATGAACTTACAGCAGCACAAGCACAGCAAATGCTAGATGGTAAAGGGTTTTATGCCATAGAGGTAGCTAAAAGATTGGACTTCTATCAAATTCCTTTGGAACAATTGCAGGTTTTTGGTTCTCTCACTACGGATCGTGTCGAAATTCCTTATAAAGAGGGACTTCTCGTTTTTGACCATTCTTACTATTTGCAGTGTGACGATTATGAGGTAGAATATGAAGCAAAAGATGCAATAAAAGGAAATACAATTTTCGACGAATTTTTACAACAATACGGAATTAAAAAACAAGCTACAGATAAAAAAATAGCGCGCTTTATGAAGGCCCTACAAGCACAAAATTCATAA
- a CDS encoding UPF0738 family protein, whose translation MRKIYTIETSNFEQDQLHFSLNDNEVNLQLKPAGQLIADSDDFAFIYLLDAGEDYHYLRFPPSSWENLVHILQKKKNPILRIGKETIELTNFYEELEMLVYNIEGNFNYGAEFVQAVEQHFKTILAE comes from the coding sequence GTGCGTAAAATTTATACAATAGAAACATCGAATTTTGAACAAGATCAACTTCATTTTAGTTTAAACGACAATGAAGTAAATTTACAGTTAAAACCTGCTGGACAACTCATTGCAGATTCAGATGACTTTGCATTTATTTATTTACTTGATGCAGGTGAAGACTATCATTACTTGCGTTTTCCGCCGAGTAGTTGGGAGAATCTTGTACATATTTTACAAAAAAAGAAAAATCCAATACTACGAATAGGGAAAGAAACGATTGAACTGACAAATTTTTACGAAGAATTGGAAATGCTCGTGTATAATATTGAAGGAAATTTCAATTACGGGGCAGAATTTGTCCAAGCGGTGGAACAACACTTCAAGACAATTCTCGCTGAATAG
- a CDS encoding GTP pyrophosphokinase, translating to MGQWEIFLSPYKQAVDELKVKLKGMRSQFGIVNANSPIEFVTGRVKPLASIYDKTLEKGLAFEPSKQLGDELGDIAGLRIMCQFVDDIATVTELIRQRKDMRVVEERDYITHNKPSGYRSYHMIVEYPVETIQGKKVVLAEIQIRTLAMNFWASIEHSLNYKYKGMFPEEIKNRLQSAAEAAFRLDEEMSSIRSEIQEAQAYFSEYKEASNPNLLSEKERDAQ from the coding sequence ATGGGACAATGGGAAATATTTTTAAGTCCTTATAAACAAGCAGTAGACGAATTAAAAGTAAAATTAAAGGGCATGCGTTCTCAATTTGGAATTGTGAATGCCAATTCTCCAATTGAATTTGTAACTGGACGTGTAAAGCCCTTAGCAAGTATATATGATAAAACGTTAGAAAAAGGATTAGCTTTTGAACCTTCTAAACAACTTGGTGATGAACTTGGCGATATTGCTGGCCTTCGTATTATGTGTCAATTCGTTGATGATATTGCAACGGTAACAGAGCTTATTCGTCAGCGGAAAGATATGCGTGTAGTAGAAGAACGTGATTATATTACACATAATAAACCAAGTGGGTATCGCTCTTATCATATGATTGTTGAATACCCAGTTGAAACGATTCAAGGGAAAAAAGTAGTATTAGCTGAAATTCAAATACGAACATTGGCCATGAATTTCTGGGCATCTATTGAGCATTCTTTAAATTATAAATATAAGGGCATGTTCCCAGAGGAAATTAAAAACCGCCTGCAAAGTGCAGCCGAGGCAGCATTTCGATTGGATGAGGAAATGTCATCAATTCGTAGTGAAATTCAAGAGGCACAGGCTTACTTTAGTGAATACAAAGAGGCATCGAATCCTAATTTACTATCGGAGAAGGAGCGTGACGCACAATGA
- a CDS encoding NAD kinase — protein sequence MKFSIQSRRDAQSNELMELAKTYLQDFGLTYDEETPEIVVSIGGDGTLLHAFHRYSHLLDQVAFVGIHTGHLGFYADWKPSELEKLVLSIAKKDFNVVEYPLLEVKVEHHNAESNTYLALNEATVKSPDVTLVMDVELNGNQFERFRGDGLCVSTPSGSTAYNKALGGAIIHPTLAALQITEIASINNRVFRTVGSPLILPAHHHCVLRPVNDQNFNMTVDHLQITQGDVKAIVFNVANERVRFARFRPFPFWERVHESFVANE from the coding sequence ATGAAGTTTTCGATACAATCACGTAGAGATGCACAATCCAATGAGCTAATGGAGCTAGCTAAAACCTATTTACAGGACTTTGGCTTAACATATGATGAGGAAACACCAGAAATCGTAGTTTCTATTGGAGGAGACGGTACGCTGTTGCATGCCTTTCATCGATATTCTCATTTATTAGATCAAGTAGCCTTTGTAGGTATTCATACGGGTCATTTAGGGTTTTATGCGGATTGGAAGCCATCAGAGTTAGAAAAGTTAGTTTTGTCCATTGCTAAAAAAGACTTTAATGTTGTAGAGTATCCACTGCTAGAAGTAAAGGTAGAGCATCATAATGCTGAATCCAACACGTATCTTGCTTTAAATGAAGCAACAGTCAAATCGCCAGATGTAACACTTGTTATGGATGTCGAACTCAACGGTAATCAGTTTGAGCGTTTCCGTGGAGATGGTCTTTGTGTGTCAACTCCTTCTGGTAGTACAGCTTATAATAAAGCGCTCGGTGGGGCGATTATCCATCCTACGTTAGCGGCACTGCAGATCACAGAAATTGCGTCGATTAATAATCGTGTGTTTCGGACTGTTGGTTCACCATTAATTTTACCAGCGCATCATCATTGTGTCTTACGTCCAGTAAATGATCAGAATTTTAATATGACCGTTGATCATTTACAAATTACACAAGGTGATGTGAAGGCCATTGTATTTAATGTAGCAAATGAAAGAGTACGCTTTGCTCGTTTCCGCCCCTTCCCATTTTGGGAACGTGTGCATGAGTCCTTCGTCGCGAATGAGTAA
- a CDS encoding RluA family pseudouridine synthase: MDTRFKLRFIANKKGQLLREALQEWRISKRALTAIKFDGGLLTVNGVERNVRHVLDIGDCVEVTFPPEERSDGLAIENGDLTIVYEDDAILVLDKPAHQSTIPSREHPTNSIANVVCGYFQQQGLASTAHIVTRLDRDTSGLLCIAKHAHIHHLTGLAQRHGQISRQYEAIVHGHVVQDVQSIVAPIGRKETSIIEREVRQDGQYAHTDVTVLKRFYFNNEPMTHIKLRLHTGRTHQIRVHMSYLGYPLIGDELYGGNRQYIGRQALHCVSLDMQHPLTNQTLQFSSLLTEDMQRLLNESSA; the protein is encoded by the coding sequence ATGGATACAAGATTTAAACTACGCTTTATTGCTAACAAAAAGGGCCAATTATTACGAGAAGCTCTTCAAGAATGGCGTATTTCTAAGCGAGCTTTAACCGCCATTAAATTTGATGGCGGCTTGTTGACTGTGAATGGTGTTGAACGTAATGTAAGACATGTTCTTGATATTGGTGATTGTGTGGAAGTGACCTTTCCCCCTGAGGAAAGAAGTGACGGGCTTGCTATTGAAAATGGTGATTTGACCATCGTATATGAGGATGACGCAATCCTCGTCCTTGATAAACCAGCTCATCAAAGTACGATACCCTCACGAGAGCATCCAACCAATAGCATTGCAAATGTAGTTTGTGGTTATTTTCAGCAACAAGGATTAGCTTCCACTGCTCATATTGTCACAAGGTTAGACCGAGATACATCAGGCTTACTCTGTATTGCCAAGCATGCACATATTCATCATTTAACGGGGCTTGCTCAACGTCATGGTCAAATTTCAAGACAATATGAAGCCATTGTGCATGGACATGTTGTACAAGATGTCCAATCAATTGTGGCCCCTATTGGACGCAAAGAAACCAGTATTATTGAGCGAGAGGTACGTCAAGATGGGCAATATGCACATACTGATGTAACGGTGTTAAAAAGGTTTTATTTTAATAATGAACCAATGACACATATAAAGCTTCGACTCCATACAGGACGTACGCATCAAATTCGTGTTCATATGTCTTATTTAGGATATCCACTTATTGGAGATGAACTTTATGGAGGAAATCGCCAATATATTGGCCGCCAAGCATTGCATTGTGTGTCTTTAGATATGCAGCATCCTTTAACAAATCAAACATTACAGTTCTCAAGTTTGCTCACTGAAGATATGCAAAGATTGCTAAATGAATCTTCCGCTTAA
- the mgtE gene encoding magnesium transporter, whose amino-acid sequence MIEERNEKDDVQFDEAHLREMLEAHNIDAFRDEFLELHPYDQATFYEKVEPDIRKIIYSFLSPTEMADIFEAIDIEDDEYKAYLAEMDPSYGAEMLSHMYADDAADVLNELDMAQRESYLEMMDEETAEEINELLSYDEYTAGSIMTTEYVAIPENSTVRSAMAILRKEAPDAETVYYIFVVDEEHRLTGVISLRDLIIADEDTLIRSIMNERVVMVHVGDDQEEVAQIMKDYNFLATPVIDDKGELLGIITVDDIIDVIDEEASEDYSKLAGISDMDKFDVTPFQAARKRLPWLVVLLFLGMLTANLMGQFEDTLDKVALLAVFIPLISGTSGNSGTQALAVAIRGIATGDVEEHSKFKLLLREAGTGLMSGIVCGLIVIGIVYFWKHELVLGMLVGAALCGSILVATLAGSFIPLLMHRLKIDPAVASGPFITTLNDSTSILIYLGLATVFLSQIG is encoded by the coding sequence ATGATAGAGGAAAGAAATGAAAAGGATGATGTGCAATTTGATGAGGCACATCTACGAGAAATGCTCGAAGCACATAATATTGACGCATTCCGTGATGAGTTTTTAGAACTTCATCCATATGATCAGGCAACGTTTTACGAAAAGGTGGAACCTGATATAAGGAAGATTATCTATTCGTTCTTGTCTCCGACGGAAATGGCTGATATTTTTGAGGCAATCGATATCGAAGATGATGAGTATAAAGCATATCTTGCTGAAATGGATCCTTCATATGGTGCAGAAATGCTTTCTCATATGTATGCTGATGATGCGGCTGATGTCTTGAATGAACTGGATATGGCCCAACGAGAAAGTTATTTAGAAATGATGGATGAGGAAACGGCTGAAGAAATTAATGAGCTACTAAGCTATGATGAATATACAGCTGGTTCTATCATGACCACTGAATATGTCGCTATACCAGAAAATTCAACCGTACGTTCAGCGATGGCCATTTTACGTAAAGAGGCACCAGATGCAGAAACTGTTTATTATATTTTTGTAGTAGATGAAGAACACCGTTTGACAGGTGTTATCTCATTACGTGATTTAATCATTGCTGATGAGGATACACTTATTCGTTCCATTATGAATGAACGTGTTGTCATGGTACATGTAGGTGATGACCAAGAAGAGGTTGCACAAATTATGAAGGATTATAATTTCTTAGCAACACCGGTTATTGACGATAAAGGTGAACTTCTTGGTATTATCACAGTTGATGATATTATTGATGTTATTGATGAAGAAGCGTCGGAGGATTACTCAAAATTAGCCGGTATTTCGGATATGGATAAGTTTGATGTAACTCCATTCCAAGCAGCTAGAAAACGTCTGCCTTGGTTAGTGGTACTACTGTTTTTAGGTATGCTTACGGCCAATTTAATGGGCCAATTTGAGGATACTTTAGATAAAGTAGCTTTATTAGCTGTCTTTATTCCGCTAATTTCAGGAACTTCCGGAAATAGTGGAACACAAGCATTAGCTGTAGCGATCCGAGGTATTGCCACAGGAGACGTGGAGGAACATAGTAAATTTAAGTTACTACTTCGTGAAGCGGGTACAGGCTTAATGTCTGGTATTGTTTGTGGATTAATTGTTATTGGTATCGTTTATTTTTGGAAACATGAACTCGTTCTAGGAATGCTAGTAGGAGCAGCCCTTTGTGGATCCATTTTAGTAGCGACATTAGCAGGCTCATTTATACCGTTGTTAATGCATCGTTTGAAAATAGATCCAGCGGTAGCATCAGGGCCGTTTATTACAACTTTAAATGATAGTACAAGTATTTTGATTTACTTAGGGCTAGCGACAGTTTTCTTAAGTCAAATAGGCTAA
- a CDS encoding CotY/CotZ family spore coat protein — MGCGKPTNPIGPIHSAGCVCDVVRAILDIQNQAVRDECSPCTANCFLEPLGGIVSPARSQADTRVFMLITKDGTPFKAFFNSPTADPCICTSVFFRVEDMFDECCATLRVLEPLCTFDSSESTVDLLSRDGCCVNMKKICKVDDWNSTDSCITVDLSCFCAVQCIADVDLGICD, encoded by the coding sequence ATGGGTTGTGGTAAGCCAACAAATCCTATTGGACCAATCCATTCAGCAGGCTGCGTTTGTGACGTAGTTCGCGCTATTTTAGATATTCAAAATCAAGCGGTGCGAGATGAGTGTTCTCCATGTACAGCTAACTGTTTCTTAGAACCACTAGGCGGGATTGTTAGTCCTGCACGCTCACAAGCAGATACACGTGTATTCATGTTAATTACAAAAGATGGTACTCCTTTCAAAGCATTCTTTAATTCACCAACAGCAGATCCTTGTATCTGTACATCCGTATTCTTCCGCGTAGAAGATATGTTTGATGAGTGCTGTGCGACTTTACGTGTTTTAGAGCCATTATGTACATTTGACTCTAGTGAAAGTACAGTAGACTTATTAAGTCGTGACGGCTGTTGCGTAAACATGAAGAAAATCTGTAAAGTAGATGACTGGAACTCAACAGATAGCTGTATTACTGTAGATTTATCTTGCTTCTGCGCTGTACAATGTATCGCTGATGTTGACTTAGGGATTTGTGACTAA
- a CDS encoding YhcN/YlaJ family sporulation lipoprotein produces MRLLRMSLPLLVVLSLLNGCAEKEKFIVYGSLQNESEVEALIKEEDYVDRSTVIQYDDSMLVAVQIKPWEKWKKTKLEKKLQKKFDEKYPNKEVFVSADYKIFYEANKIKKDQIEDNKLSDKITELKELAKEET; encoded by the coding sequence TTGAGGCTACTAAGAATGTCGTTACCTCTTTTAGTCGTTTTATCACTATTAAATGGTTGTGCTGAAAAAGAAAAATTTATTGTCTATGGATCACTACAAAATGAAAGTGAAGTCGAAGCCCTTATTAAAGAGGAAGACTATGTCGATCGTTCAACAGTTATCCAATATGACGATAGTATGCTTGTTGCAGTACAAATTAAACCATGGGAAAAGTGGAAAAAGACTAAGTTAGAGAAAAAGCTACAAAAGAAGTTTGATGAGAAATATCCAAACAAAGAGGTGTTTGTCTCAGCTGATTATAAAATTTTTTATGAAGCCAATAAAATAAAAAAGGATCAGATTGAAGATAATAAATTGAGCGATAAAATTACAGAACTTAAGGAGCTTGCAAAGGAGGAGACCTAA
- the spoVAC gene encoding stage V sporulation protein AC, with protein sequence MEKEQYQQLEQNVTPKPPYLKNVAKAFFVGGFICVIGQAVSLFYIIFFNFTEATAGNPTVATMVFFAMILTGLGLYKKIGQFAGAGTAVPVTGFGNAVISAAIEHRSEGLVLGVGGNLFKLAGSVVLFGVVSAFFVALIKYILVTIGVVSW encoded by the coding sequence ATGGAAAAAGAGCAATATCAGCAGTTAGAGCAAAATGTTACGCCAAAGCCTCCCTATTTAAAGAATGTAGCAAAGGCATTCTTTGTTGGTGGTTTTATATGTGTAATTGGTCAAGCTGTGTCCCTTTTTTATATTATTTTCTTCAATTTTACAGAAGCGACAGCAGGAAATCCAACTGTTGCAACAATGGTGTTTTTTGCCATGATTTTAACAGGTCTTGGCCTTTATAAAAAAATTGGTCAATTTGCTGGGGCTGGAACGGCTGTACCTGTCACGGGCTTTGGTAATGCCGTTATCTCGGCAGCTATCGAACATCGATCAGAGGGGCTCGTCCTAGGAGTAGGCGGAAATTTATTTAAATTAGCAGGGTCAGTCGTATTATTTGGGGTAGTATCTGCTTTTTTCGTAGCCCTCATTAAATATATCCTTGTGACGATAGGAGTGGTTTCATGGTAA
- a CDS encoding stage V sporulation protein AD, giving the protein MVIVFQSKPSLLAGGVVAGPLENRSIFSQYFDSVYDDERWDMKTNEQGHRKMIEEACEFAMKKIGVQKGEIDYFMGGDLVNQMTPTNFAARDLEIPFIGLFSACATSVSSVIIACLLTEMGAANFSLAGASSQHNSIERQFRYPINYGAQKPKTAQWTVTAAGYALIGKHREEYPTIEAATIGKSVDYGMDDPFHMGAAMAPAAFQTIQSHLQQRNQKIYHYDLILTGDLGQLGLKLLKGMLVENGVKNEELTLLRDAGAEFYGQDEAFQSGASGAGCSAAVFFSYVIQQLRAGSYKRVLLVATGALLSPLSYQQGETIPCTAHAIEITMK; this is encoded by the coding sequence ATGGTAATCGTTTTTCAATCGAAGCCATCTCTATTAGCTGGTGGTGTTGTAGCTGGTCCTTTAGAGAACCGGAGTATTTTTAGTCAGTATTTCGACTCCGTCTATGATGATGAACGCTGGGATATGAAAACCAATGAACAAGGTCATCGCAAAATGATCGAAGAGGCCTGTGAATTTGCTATGAAGAAGATTGGTGTACAAAAAGGAGAAATCGATTATTTCATGGGTGGAGATTTGGTCAATCAAATGACGCCAACCAATTTTGCAGCAAGAGATTTAGAAATCCCTTTTATTGGATTGTTTTCTGCCTGTGCCACATCCGTATCTTCAGTGATTATTGCGTGTCTGTTAACAGAGATGGGAGCTGCTAATTTTTCACTAGCGGGTGCCTCTAGTCAGCATAATTCAATTGAACGTCAATTCCGCTATCCTATCAATTATGGTGCACAAAAGCCAAAAACTGCTCAATGGACTGTAACAGCTGCTGGCTATGCGCTCATCGGTAAGCATCGTGAGGAGTATCCTACAATAGAAGCAGCAACTATTGGAAAATCAGTAGACTATGGTATGGATGATCCTTTTCATATGGGCGCAGCAATGGCACCAGCTGCCTTCCAAACTATTCAATCTCACCTACAGCAAAGAAACCAAAAAATTTATCATTATGATTTAATTTTAACCGGTGATTTGGGTCAGCTTGGTTTAAAACTATTGAAGGGAATGCTTGTTGAAAACGGTGTGAAGAATGAAGAGCTAACGTTATTACGTGATGCAGGTGCCGAATTTTATGGACAAGATGAGGCATTCCAATCTGGTGCAAGTGGGGCAGGCTGTTCAGCAGCTGTTTTTTTTAGTTATGTTATTCAACAACTGCGTGCAGGTAGCTATAAGCGAGTATTACTTGTCGCAACAGGAGCGTTATTATCTCCATTATCGTATCAGCAAGGTGAAACCATCCCCTGTACAGCACATGCGATAGAAATTACGATGAAATGA
- the spoVAE gene encoding stage V sporulation protein AE — MTFVFAFIVGGIICVIGQLLMDVGKLTPGHTLSTLVVVGAILDGMGLYEPLINFAGAGATVPITSFGNSLTHGALAEAEKHGLVGVLTGMFEVTSSGISAAIVFGFIGALIFKPKGNID; from the coding sequence ATGACATTTGTATTTGCATTTATTGTTGGAGGCATTATTTGCGTCATTGGCCAATTATTAATGGATGTTGGCAAATTAACCCCAGGGCATACACTCAGCACATTAGTTGTTGTTGGGGCCATATTAGATGGTATGGGCCTATATGAGCCATTGATCAATTTTGCTGGTGCAGGTGCGACAGTGCCTATTACTTCCTTTGGTAATTCTTTAACACATGGGGCATTAGCTGAGGCAGAAAAACATGGACTGGTGGGTGTATTAACAGGAATGTTTGAAGTAACAAGCTCGGGAATCAGCGCAGCTATTGTTTTTGGCTTTATTGGTGCATTAATTTTTAAACCAAAAGGAAATATTGACTAG
- a CDS encoding YjcZ family sporulation protein, protein MGYQGWCSQPYGNNVGGWNNSYCGGYSGGGGNNYGYGSTFVLIVVLFILLIIVGATYI, encoded by the coding sequence ATGGGATATCAAGGCTGGTGCTCACAACCGTATGGAAATAATGTTGGTGGCTGGAATAATAGCTATTGTGGGGGTTACTCTGGAGGCGGAGGCAACAACTATGGCTATGGTTCTACATTCGTTCTAATTGTTGTCCTATTTATTCTATTAATTATTGTTGGCGCTACTTATATCTAA
- a CDS encoding stage VI sporulation protein F, producing MHRSFFNSIEQKTGVSMDEIFALANAIQHADFTNEKQVRKIVRRVAKISNRSITQELEDKLVQSIIQDGGSLDFDKITRMMK from the coding sequence ATGCATCGCTCGTTTTTTAATTCGATTGAGCAAAAAACAGGTGTATCGATGGATGAAATCTTCGCATTAGCCAATGCCATTCAACATGCGGATTTTACCAATGAAAAGCAAGTAAGAAAAATTGTACGACGTGTTGCTAAAATATCTAATAGATCCATTACTCAAGAGTTAGAAGATAAATTAGTGCAATCTATTATTCAAGATGGTGGATCACTAGATTTCGATAAAATCACTAGAATGATGAAGTAG
- a CDS encoding GNAT family N-acetyltransferase yields MYNVKIVETKHEYDDAFAIRKKVFVEEQGVPLHLECDAEDATATHFIMYNHDEPVGAARLRSIDNTTAKIERVCILQSQRGKKLGALIMNEMEKHAISINKKTLKLHAQSYAIPFYEKLGYTVTSPEFMDAGIPHRAMEKLI; encoded by the coding sequence TTGTATAACGTTAAAATTGTTGAAACAAAGCACGAATACGATGATGCCTTCGCTATTCGTAAAAAAGTTTTTGTTGAGGAGCAGGGTGTTCCGCTTCATCTAGAATGTGATGCAGAGGATGCAACAGCAACACATTTCATTATGTATAATCATGATGAACCAGTCGGAGCAGCACGTTTACGTAGTATTGACAATACTACAGCTAAAATTGAACGTGTTTGTATTTTACAATCTCAGCGCGGCAAAAAATTAGGAGCATTAATTATGAATGAAATGGAGAAACATGCCATTTCCATTAATAAAAAAACTTTAAAGCTTCATGCCCAAAGCTATGCGATTCCCTTCTACGAAAAGCTTGGCTATACGGTAACCTCTCCTGAATTTATGGATGCAGGCATTCCACATCGTGCAATGGAGAAATTAATTTAA
- a CDS encoding YjcG family protein encodes MKYGIVAFPSKKLQDLANTYRKRYDPHYAKITPHITLKDSFDASEEEIQTIVKQLDELAAKYAPLNIHASRISSFFPTTNAIYFRIEPTEQLAAFQHALQEKIPYGETKHVFVPHITIAQKMSDSEHDDIFGQLRMTGVDEKDTIDRIHLLYQLEDGSWTTYETFRLSGAE; translated from the coding sequence ATGAAGTACGGTATTGTGGCATTTCCATCAAAAAAATTGCAAGATTTAGCGAACACTTATCGCAAACGATATGATCCACACTATGCGAAGATTACACCGCATATAACGTTAAAGGATAGCTTCGATGCGTCTGAAGAAGAGATTCAAACCATCGTCAAGCAATTAGATGAACTTGCTGCTAAATATGCACCATTAAACATTCATGCATCTCGCATAAGTTCGTTTTTCCCTACAACCAATGCAATTTACTTCCGCATTGAACCAACTGAACAATTAGCAGCATTCCAACATGCTCTGCAAGAGAAAATCCCTTATGGGGAAACGAAACATGTATTTGTTCCTCATATTACAATCGCTCAAAAAATGTCAGACTCCGAGCATGACGACATCTTCGGACAATTACGCATGACTGGCGTTGATGAAAAGGATACAATTGATCGCATTCATCTTTTATACCAATTAGAAGATGGTTCATGGACAACATACGAAACATTCCGTTTGTCTGGAGCTGAGTGA